Genomic window (Marinobacter fonticola):
CGCCAGTGGCCGACAGGCGTCGTCCAGCTCCGCTCCAGCGGCGCGATGAATGGCGCCGGCCACCCCACCGCCAGGACGTAATTCCGCGTTGGCCGCATTGACGACCACATCCAGATCCGATTGCTGGGTAATGTCCCCCTGGATACAGCGGATCCCGACATCATTTCGAGTGATTTCAAACATATCCGCCTCTTGATTCGCTTCTTCGCAAAAATTTAATGACTATCTCGTAAACTCACAAACCATTACAACTTGCTGAAAATTAAGACTATTAACTTAAAAAATATACACCGCTAGCGGCGACCTGTCAGCGAAAGTTGCACGCTTTTCATACAGAAAACTAACCTAGCTGCTATTTTTAATCGTATAAGTCCTATGATTGAAGCCCTGAAACAAGGGCGCCCTGACGAATGTTATGACCTGGAAAGTGAAAAGCAACAACCGCACACACAAGGAGAAGGTGCATGATCAGGCATAAGAACACAGGCCGAACTGCTCTCGTACTCGGACTGTCCACCTTGATGGCGGCGTGTGCCAGCAAAGGCACCCCGCCGTCCCAAGATTTGAATGCCGCTGAAGAATTCGTCCGCCAGGCTGAAGCCGCGGATGCACGCGACTTCGAGCCGGTGCTTCTCAATCGCGCGCAAAATAAGGTCGCCGACGCCCGACAGCTGATCGATGGCCAGAAGTATATGGAGGCTGAGCGCGTGCTCGAAGAGGCGCAAGTGGACGCCCAACTGGCTGGAGCGCGCTCCGAATCGGCGAAAGCTGAAAATGCGGTTGAGGAAATCAACCGGAACATCGAACAGCTGCGTCGGCAAATTAACGAATCTCAGCAACAGTGAGACTAGACCAGGAGGTTACAATGACTAAACGGATATTGATGTCAGGTACCGCACTCGGTCTGTCTGCTTTGTTGACCGCGTGTGCCAGTGCGCCACCCAACCCCAAAGTCGAGG
Coding sequences:
- a CDS encoding DUF4398 domain-containing protein; this encodes MIRHKNTGRTALVLGLSTLMAACASKGTPPSQDLNAAEEFVRQAEAADARDFEPVLLNRAQNKVADARQLIDGQKYMEAERVLEEAQVDAQLAGARSESAKAENAVEEINRNIEQLRRQINESQQQ